In the genome of Nitrospira japonica, one region contains:
- a CDS encoding glycosyltransferase family 4 protein, translating into MAQRILYIHGVGAVGGAEHDLLAVLARLDRAAWEPHVVCPAEGPFRTLLEREGLTVHPLALVPWRKWFSPFVRWRSVGRLRDLVDRLRPALLHVNDIWWVPHTLGALRGAAASPPIVAHVRQEIEPEKVRRYELDRIERVIGISEHVAESLKAGGVETRKLRMVYSGIDFSRRAETAAGGDRSDVAEVRRRLGVPAAALLLGTAANLFPRKGYEVMLRALPGILAVHPDVHYLLAGTAEPAYAASLRALAVDLGITERIHMVGFQDPIRPFLDALDLYVHPALMEGFGIALVEAMAAGKAVVATRTGGVPEVVEQGETGLLVAPGDSERLRAAVLELLGDEPRRVRMGAKGFSRARARFDLDRTVADLERIYREAVVEQRGGHADRH; encoded by the coding sequence GTGGCTCAGCGAATTCTCTACATCCACGGCGTCGGCGCCGTCGGCGGCGCGGAGCATGACTTGCTGGCGGTTCTGGCGCGGCTCGACCGTGCGGCCTGGGAGCCTCACGTCGTCTGCCCGGCGGAAGGCCCATTTCGGACTCTGTTGGAACGCGAAGGCCTTACCGTGCATCCGCTCGCGCTGGTCCCCTGGAGAAAATGGTTTTCCCCGTTCGTGCGGTGGCGGAGCGTGGGCCGGTTGCGCGACCTGGTGGATCGCCTGCGCCCGGCGCTCCTGCACGTCAACGACATCTGGTGGGTGCCGCACACGCTCGGCGCGCTCCGCGGAGCAGCCGCGTCTCCGCCGATCGTCGCCCACGTGCGCCAGGAGATCGAACCGGAGAAGGTGCGCCGTTATGAACTCGACCGGATCGAGCGGGTCATCGGCATTTCCGAACACGTGGCTGAATCGCTGAAGGCCGGCGGCGTCGAAACCCGGAAGCTGCGCATGGTCTACAGCGGGATCGATTTTTCCCGCCGGGCCGAGACGGCGGCGGGAGGCGATCGATCCGACGTGGCCGAGGTCCGCCGACGGTTGGGCGTTCCGGCCGCGGCGCTGCTTCTGGGCACCGCGGCCAATCTGTTCCCGCGCAAAGGATACGAGGTGATGCTGCGGGCGCTTCCCGGCATTCTCGCGGTTCATCCCGACGTGCATTATTTGTTGGCCGGAACCGCGGAGCCTGCTTACGCCGCGTCGTTGCGGGCATTGGCGGTTGACTTGGGAATCACGGAGCGGATTCACATGGTGGGATTTCAAGATCCGATCCGGCCCTTCCTCGACGCGCTGGACCTCTATGTGCATCCGGCGCTCATGGAAGGATTCGGTATCGCGCTGGTCGAGGCCATGGCGGCAGGCAAAGCCGTGGTGGCGACCAGGACCGGCGGCGTGCCGGAGGTGGTGGAGCAGGGAGAGACGGGGTTGTTGGTCGCGCCCGGCGATTCGGAACGGTTGCGGGCGGCGGTTCTCGAATTATTGGGCGACGAGCCGCGGCGCGTGCGGATGGGCGCCAAAGGATTCTCCCGCGCGCGCGCGCGCTTCGATCTGGACAGGACGGTTGCGGATCTCGAGCGGATCTATCGTGAAGCGGTGGTCGAACAGCGGGGCGGGCATGCGGATCGGCATTGA
- a CDS encoding glycosyltransferase family 2 protein: protein MPAVTALIITKNEEINIADCLASVRWTEERLVIDAESKDRTAELARAAGADVVVRPWPGFGPQKNFGMERAASDWILIVDADERVPGPLAEEIRSLLSRWTEGDPVAYEIPRMNFYYGAWIRHAGLYPDYQIRLVRKGTAAYNDVPVHENLIVRGTIGKLVQPFEHQTERRIDDHFRKFGLYTTLAAREKGRTVSTVRRRDLLARPLVVFLKTYLLKRGYRDGVRGLIVCLFASMYTFVKYAKLWDATRTPAASRGPA from the coding sequence GTGCCGGCCGTCACTGCGCTGATCATCACCAAGAACGAGGAAATCAACATCGCCGACTGCCTCGCGTCCGTCCGCTGGACCGAGGAGCGCCTGGTCATCGATGCGGAGAGCAAGGATCGGACGGCCGAATTGGCGCGCGCCGCCGGCGCCGACGTGGTGGTCCGGCCCTGGCCCGGCTTCGGGCCTCAGAAGAACTTCGGTATGGAGCGGGCGGCGTCCGACTGGATCCTCATCGTTGATGCGGACGAACGGGTGCCGGGTCCGCTCGCGGAGGAGATCCGCTCCCTTCTGAGCCGGTGGACGGAGGGCGATCCGGTCGCCTATGAGATCCCCCGGATGAATTTCTACTACGGCGCCTGGATCCGCCATGCCGGCCTGTATCCCGACTATCAGATCCGCCTGGTCCGCAAGGGAACGGCGGCCTACAACGACGTGCCGGTGCATGAAAATCTCATCGTGCGCGGAACAATCGGAAAACTGGTGCAGCCCTTCGAGCACCAGACCGAACGCCGCATCGACGACCACTTCAGAAAGTTCGGCCTCTATACGACGCTGGCCGCGCGCGAAAAAGGCAGGACGGTCTCCACCGTGCGCCGCCGCGATCTCCTGGCGCGCCCGCTGGTCGTCTTCCTCAAGACCTATCTGCTCAAGCGGGGCTATCGGGACGGGGTCCGCGGGTTGATCGTGTGCCTCTTCGCCAGCATGTACACCTTCGTCAAGTATGCGAAGCTGTGGGATGCGACGAGAACGCCGGCGGCTTCTCGGGGTCCCGCCTAG
- a CDS encoding glycosyltransferase family 2 protein: MLSIIVAVHNQLGHNQLFLEGIKAYTTGSYEVIVIDNHSSDGSADFFEAEGCRVIRNDRNLCYPESMNLGSRAARGDMLCHINNDLYVAPGWNGRLTKAMDRLELDVASPLGLEMMPTPALTDWMQGRWAAIGQGRLSSGKPADRLRTMVRVMYGDWEGYCEEVHRAFSDTVFEGIVGSCVMIRRSAYEKIGGLDERVQAADWDLYYTLRKRELTTGDLRRCMVLGATFVHHFIRATVKSKREPFACTHERWSIDQKWDRREQADLWCKPEDFARSGLGESVGRRLGKPLKKLALELDRLSAWRRLWVPPQRVVEQYRRQFAALGSPAASRLP, encoded by the coding sequence ATGCTGAGCATCATCGTCGCCGTCCACAACCAGCTGGGCCATAACCAACTTTTTCTGGAAGGTATAAAGGCCTACACGACCGGCTCCTATGAAGTGATCGTCATCGACAACCATTCGTCGGACGGCTCCGCCGATTTTTTCGAGGCGGAAGGATGCCGCGTGATCCGCAACGACCGGAACCTCTGCTATCCGGAGTCCATGAACCTGGGCTCGCGCGCCGCTCGCGGCGACATGCTGTGCCACATCAACAACGATCTGTACGTCGCGCCAGGCTGGAACGGCCGGCTGACCAAAGCCATGGATCGGCTCGAGCTCGACGTGGCCTCGCCGCTCGGCTTGGAAATGATGCCGACGCCGGCCTTGACCGATTGGATGCAGGGGCGCTGGGCCGCCATCGGCCAGGGCCGCCTCTCCAGCGGGAAGCCGGCGGACCGGCTGCGCACGATGGTGCGGGTCATGTATGGAGATTGGGAAGGCTATTGCGAGGAAGTGCATCGAGCCTTCTCCGACACGGTCTTCGAGGGCATCGTCGGATCCTGCGTCATGATCCGGCGGTCGGCCTACGAGAAGATCGGCGGTCTCGACGAGCGCGTGCAGGCGGCTGATTGGGATCTCTACTACACGCTGCGCAAGCGGGAGCTCACCACCGGAGACCTGCGCCGCTGCATGGTGCTCGGCGCCACGTTCGTGCATCACTTCATCCGCGCCACGGTCAAAAGCAAGAGGGAGCCCTTCGCCTGTACGCACGAACGATGGTCGATCGATCAGAAATGGGATCGGCGCGAGCAGGCCGACCTCTGGTGTAAGCCGGAGGATTTCGCCCGTTCAGGCCTGGGCGAATCCGTGGGCCGGCGGCTCGGCAAACCGCTTAAGAAACTCGCACTGGAACTCGATCGGCTGAGCGCGTGGCGGCGGCTCTGGGTTCCTCCGCAGCGGGTGGTCGAGCAGTATCGCCGGCAGTTCGCCGCGCTGGGATCGCCGGCCGCGTCGCGCCTGCCGTGA
- a CDS encoding glycosyltransferase — MKVSGFTFCRNAVKYDYPVVESIRSVLPICDEFVVNVGRCDDGTLELIRSIGDPKIKIVESVWDEMLRKDGLIYSQQTNIALARCKGDWALYMQADEVMHEDDLGALQDSMRRELGNTAVKGLLFRYLHFVADYWSTNPWFYHKAVRVIRNNGEVESCGDAVGFHFKPTQQYLQSGPKEWLAWSGARIFHYGWVKDPKVMLAKVKEQISRHHGDTPPADQAGLYRQEAFQFDDYAVLKEFSGRHPAVMQERIRGAARWAERRSRWLNPRFYREVLKRGFRG; from the coding sequence ATGAAGGTCAGCGGATTCACGTTCTGCCGGAACGCGGTGAAGTACGACTATCCGGTGGTGGAGTCCATCCGTTCCGTGCTCCCGATCTGCGACGAGTTCGTCGTCAACGTCGGGCGCTGCGACGACGGCACGCTCGAATTGATCCGCTCCATCGGCGATCCCAAAATCAAGATCGTCGAGTCGGTGTGGGACGAGATGCTGCGCAAGGACGGACTGATTTATTCGCAGCAGACCAACATCGCGCTCGCCCGCTGCAAGGGTGATTGGGCGCTCTACATGCAAGCCGACGAAGTCATGCACGAGGATGACTTGGGCGCTCTACAAGATTCCATGCGCCGCGAATTGGGCAATACCGCGGTGAAGGGACTGTTATTCCGCTATCTGCATTTCGTGGCGGACTACTGGTCCACGAATCCCTGGTTCTATCACAAGGCGGTGCGGGTCATTCGCAACAACGGCGAGGTCGAGTCCTGCGGCGACGCGGTGGGATTTCATTTCAAACCGACCCAGCAATACTTGCAGAGCGGCCCGAAGGAATGGCTCGCCTGGTCCGGCGCCCGCATCTTTCACTATGGGTGGGTCAAGGACCCGAAGGTCATGCTGGCGAAGGTCAAGGAACAGATCAGCCGCCATCACGGAGATACCCCGCCGGCGGACCAGGCCGGTCTCTACCGTCAAGAGGCTTTCCAATTCGACGATTACGCGGTGCTCAAGGAATTCTCGGGCCGGCATCCGGCCGTCATGCAGGAGAGGATTCGCGGCGCTGCCCGCTGGGCCGAACGCCGGAGCCGGTGGCTCAACCCGCGGTTCTATCGCGAGGTATTGAAGCGGGGCTTCCGAGGATAG
- a CDS encoding glycosyltransferase family 2 protein, which produces MAGYSVYVIAYNDEPNMRACLESVAWADELIVVDSHSTDRTAAIAREFTDKVYQVEFNGFGRLRNQAVAHCSHEWVFSLDSDERMTPELREEIQRLLDQRPEADAYFVPRKNYFLGRWIEHCGWYPDYRQPQLFRKNRFRYREELVHESFECDGPVAHLTQPALQYPFRDLDHYIQKQNRYSTLMAERMVEQGRRFSILQLFTHPFGAFAKMYVQRRGFLDGMPGLILSGLYAYYTVMKYAKFWELTDGPTSTRSSAPRAASSGNRPGDAA; this is translated from the coding sequence ATGGCCGGCTATTCCGTCTATGTCATCGCCTACAACGATGAGCCCAACATGCGGGCCTGCCTGGAATCGGTCGCGTGGGCGGATGAACTGATCGTCGTCGATTCCCACAGCACCGACCGTACGGCCGCCATCGCGCGGGAATTCACCGACAAGGTCTACCAGGTCGAGTTCAACGGGTTCGGCCGGCTGCGCAACCAGGCCGTCGCCCACTGCTCGCACGAGTGGGTATTCAGCCTGGACAGCGATGAACGGATGACGCCGGAATTGCGCGAGGAAATCCAACGCCTGCTCGACCAGAGACCGGAGGCGGACGCCTACTTCGTGCCGCGGAAAAACTATTTCCTCGGCCGCTGGATCGAACATTGCGGCTGGTATCCCGATTACCGCCAGCCGCAACTCTTCCGCAAGAATCGGTTCCGTTACCGGGAGGAACTGGTCCACGAAAGCTTCGAGTGCGACGGACCGGTCGCGCATCTCACGCAGCCGGCCCTCCAATATCCCTTCCGGGATCTCGACCATTACATCCAGAAGCAGAATCGCTATTCCACATTGATGGCCGAGCGGATGGTCGAACAGGGACGACGCTTCTCCATCCTGCAGCTCTTCACCCATCCGTTCGGAGCCTTCGCCAAGATGTACGTGCAGCGGCGCGGCTTTCTCGACGGCATGCCGGGGTTGATTCTTTCCGGGCTCTATGCCTATTACACCGTCATGAAATACGCGAAGTTCTGGGAGCTGACGGACGGTCCTACTTCGACGCGGAGTTCCGCGCCGCGCGCCGCATCATCGGGGAATCGGCCGGGAGACGCGGCATGA
- a CDS encoding glycosyltransferase family 4 protein, translating to MNLFISESSTAVGGQELAVLLHAEGLVKRGHRLRLILEPGSPIAAMAQEKGLPVTLLSMRRNRYPQAIVALRGLMYRERPAILQVNSSRDSWIGCIAVRLVKPRPKIIRIRHISTPLNRNMTTQLLYRRLLDMVVVTGGERTRRDLIERDGLEPGRVAAFPIGLDVAHFRPGPPARDLRRELGLPATHLLVGIISYLRTYKGHEYFIEAAGRIAAQRDDVTFVIVGEGPEEQSIRRRIEQSGAAWRIRLLGFRDDLLDVFRSLDVFAIPSVEGDTIPQVLMQALALGIPVVSTTIGSIPDVVIDGQTGYVVPPRDGLALADRIAHLLGDAGLRSRLGANGRALVEGSYSIDKMLDRMEAVYQSLAQSLTRSPAGGSTSGRGG from the coding sequence GTGAACCTCTTCATCTCAGAATCCAGCACGGCGGTCGGCGGACAGGAACTGGCCGTGCTCCTGCACGCGGAAGGACTGGTGAAGCGGGGCCACCGGCTGCGCTTGATTCTGGAGCCGGGCAGCCCCATCGCCGCCATGGCGCAAGAGAAAGGGCTGCCGGTCACGCTCCTCTCCATGCGCCGAAACCGGTATCCCCAGGCGATCGTCGCACTGCGGGGGCTCATGTATCGGGAGCGTCCCGCCATCCTTCAGGTCAATAGTTCCCGGGACAGCTGGATCGGCTGCATCGCGGTCCGTCTGGTGAAGCCAAGGCCGAAAATCATCAGAATCCGCCACATCTCGACGCCGTTGAACCGGAACATGACCACGCAGTTGCTGTATCGCCGCCTGCTCGACATGGTGGTGGTCACCGGCGGGGAACGGACCAGGCGCGATCTGATCGAACGCGACGGCCTCGAGCCGGGACGCGTCGCCGCCTTTCCGATCGGACTCGACGTCGCGCACTTTCGGCCCGGGCCGCCCGCGCGCGACCTCCGGCGCGAATTGGGGCTTCCGGCGACACATCTGCTGGTCGGCATCATTTCCTATTTGCGCACGTACAAAGGCCACGAATACTTCATCGAAGCCGCCGGGCGGATCGCGGCGCAGCGAGACGACGTCACCTTCGTGATCGTAGGCGAAGGACCGGAAGAGCAGTCGATCCGCCGCCGCATCGAGCAGTCGGGCGCGGCTTGGCGAATCAGACTATTGGGATTTCGCGACGATCTGCTGGACGTGTTCCGGTCGCTGGACGTGTTCGCGATTCCCTCCGTCGAAGGCGACACGATCCCGCAGGTCTTGATGCAGGCTCTGGCGCTCGGCATCCCGGTCGTCTCCACGACGATCGGGTCCATCCCCGACGTCGTCATCGACGGCCAAACCGGCTATGTCGTGCCTCCGCGAGATGGTCTGGCGTTGGCGGACCGGATCGCGCATCTCCTGGGCGATGCCGGACTGCGCTCCCGTTTGGGCGCGAATGGCCGGGCGTTGGTAGAGGGATCCTACTCCATCGACAAGATGTTGGACCGGATGGAAGCGGTCTATCAAAGTTTGGCGCAAAGTTTGACGCGGAGTCCGGCGGGCGGTTCGACGTCCGGACGGGGCGGCTGA
- a CDS encoding glycosyltransferase family 9 protein: MKAYQHILFIKPSSLGDIVHAMPALAAVRRAHPGATVGWLVKRQWAGLVERIDGVDHLWEVEPGVKGWLSLVPALRADRFDLAIDLQGLFRSAAMARLSGVPERIGFANAREGSPWFYTRHVPVPHPNMHAVDRYLLVAKALGADEHPAEFKFRIPHRDHETVDRALKQAGWTAGERFVAVNVSARWPTKRWPVASFAALSDLIVQRGIGSVLFIGGPNERAEVAQVKALMKARSLDLCGALPVGLLPALLGRADLLVTNDSGPMHVAAAVGTPVAAMFGPTSPLCTGPYGAGHGVLMHPVPCSPCFSRTCSNSKHLACLTDITVDRAFSVVASLPRRSAQS; the protein is encoded by the coding sequence ATGAAGGCGTATCAGCACATCCTATTCATCAAGCCCAGCTCCCTCGGCGACATCGTGCACGCGATGCCTGCGCTTGCGGCAGTGCGGCGTGCCCATCCGGGGGCCACGGTCGGGTGGCTGGTCAAGCGACAGTGGGCGGGATTGGTCGAGCGGATCGACGGGGTCGATCATCTGTGGGAAGTGGAACCGGGGGTGAAGGGCTGGTTGTCGCTCGTACCGGCTCTGCGCGCCGACCGGTTCGATCTTGCCATCGATTTGCAGGGCCTGTTCCGCAGCGCGGCGATGGCGAGGTTGAGCGGCGTTCCCGAACGGATCGGATTCGCCAACGCGCGCGAGGGCAGCCCCTGGTTTTACACCAGGCACGTGCCGGTGCCGCATCCCAACATGCACGCGGTGGACCGGTATCTTCTGGTGGCCAAGGCCCTGGGAGCGGACGAGCATCCGGCCGAATTCAAGTTCCGCATTCCTCACCGGGATCACGAGACGGTGGATCGGGCCCTCAAGCAGGCGGGCTGGACGGCCGGGGAACGGTTTGTCGCGGTCAACGTGTCCGCGCGTTGGCCCACGAAGCGGTGGCCGGTCGCCTCGTTCGCCGCGCTCTCCGATTTGATCGTGCAGCGTGGGATCGGCTCCGTTCTGTTCATCGGCGGGCCGAACGAGCGCGCGGAAGTCGCGCAGGTCAAGGCGTTGATGAAGGCCCGGTCGCTGGATCTCTGCGGCGCGCTCCCCGTAGGACTTTTGCCGGCCCTGCTCGGGCGCGCCGACCTGTTGGTCACGAATGATTCCGGGCCGATGCATGTCGCGGCCGCCGTCGGCACGCCGGTGGCCGCCATGTTCGGCCCGACCAGCCCGTTGTGCACCGGGCCCTACGGAGCCGGCCACGGCGTGCTCATGCATCCGGTCCCTTGCAGCCCCTGCTTCAGCAGGACCTGCTCGAATTCGAAACATCTCGCCTGCCTGACCGACATAACGGTTGACCGGGCCTTCTCGGTTGTGGCAAGTCTGCCTCGACGCTCGGCGCAATCCTAG